The Haloterrigena turkmenica DSM 5511 genome includes the window TGGTGAAACTGGTTCGCCGAATGCTGGCGGCGCGTGCTGGCGAGACGACCAACGTCTCGTGGATCCCCCTACCGACGGCCGAGACCGTCAGGGAGACGTTCGCGGCGTACCTCGGCGCCTACCTGTTCGAGGAGTCGTTCCCCCTTCTCGTCTCGCTCGTCGTCGTCGGCTGTCTGGTGCTCGCGCTCTCGAGCGGCCGATACGTGGCGACGGAGCCCGGCACCAGTGCGGAAGCCGACCGGAGCGAAGCGGCGGGAACCGACCGCGGGAGGGAGATAGCGGCCGACCGCGAGAGCCTACCGGTAAATGCCGTCTACCTGGTCGTCCTCTGGTTCGTCGTGCCGATCCTCGTTCCGATCGCCCTCTCGCACGTCGTGACGCCGATCTTCGTGGACCGGTACTCGATCGGCGCGTCGCTGGCGTTTTTCCTCCTGATCGCAGTCGGGATCCGGACGCTCTCCCGGCCGTCGCTTCGGTACGTCGTCGTCGGGGTGCTCCTCGTGGGTCTCGTGGCGCCGCTCCCGACGTACTACCAGGACGACCAGAAGGAGCAGTGGCGGGGGGCCGCCGCCGACGTCGAGTCGGCCGTCGACGGCGACGACGTCGTCCTCGTGAGCAGACCGTTCACGGAGCGGACGTTCGGCTTCTACTTCGACCGGTCGGACGTGCCAACGGTCCGGATCCCGCCCGACGCGTCGGGCGACGAGATACGGTCGGCCGTCGACGGCCACGACGACGTCTGGATCGTGCTCTCGTACACCAGTTCGTCGACCAACCAGCGGATCGTCGACGCCGTGGCGAACCGCGACGACTACCGCGGCCCCGTCGAGGTGAACCGGTACAACGGCATCGCTGTGGTCCGGCTCGAGCGGACGTCGAACGGCGGCTAGACTCGCCGGTGGCGGCCCGCTCGTCGGTCACGCTCGCTCGAGTCCGAACGCGCCGAACCGCTAGCCGCGATCGGTTCGACTCGGCCAGCCGTCACACCGCTTCGCGTCCAGTCGATCGTCGGTCATCGCGACCCACCGTACCTCGTTCCAGCTCAACCGATAGTGACAGGTCTCGGGCTCTATCTGCTCCCAGTAGATCGTCTGCATCGACGGGACGTCCCCGTCGGCCGGCGTTATCGGCGGGGGCTCTCCCTCCGGCTCGGCTTCCTCTTGTATCGTCCGAAGCGTCGACTGCGGGACGGGCGAGCCGAAGTGCCAGACCAGTCCCGAGAGGACGAGCAGTCCGACGACGGCGACGACGGCGACGGCCGTCCACCGGTTTCGGTTCGCCCGGGTCGCGTCGTGGCCGCGACGGTCCGTCGCCGGCGATCCGCGTGCGGTCCCGCGCTCGACGGCGACGGCGACGCCGAGCGCGACGAAGGCGAGCCACGGGAGCGCGTCCGTCGAGCCGTCCAGATCGACGAACAGTACCTGGAGGGCGAGCAGCGAGCCGCCCGCCGGAATCCACCACCGCTCCCGGAGGTCGCGGACGGCGGCGCGCGCCCAGCCGTAGAGCGCGACCGGGACGAGCAGCGACCCGTAGCCGAACACCAGCAGTATCGTGTAGACGCGCTCGGCCACAGTGTACG containing:
- a CDS encoding glycosyltransferase family 39 protein; protein product: MSPSLPIETGGEGNRDRSLAGVPVELYPIVLIATALRLFRLESESYWVDEVVSVTTVTSNTPIELLISVPGNDPHPPFYYLLLSGWTALFGTSELATRLLSALAGIATVVVLYGIGRRLFDREVGAIAAVLVAVSPFHVWYAQEVRMYNLLALLTALSVYYFVRIQTDRATDESGFRTEIGYVVSTVLLGYTHVFGLFVILAQNAYVFSRPLVRIVPRSRLTLRRWFELEALTALLLAPWLVKLVRRMLAARAGETTNVSWIPLPTAETVRETFAAYLGAYLFEESFPLLVSLVVVGCLVLALSSGRYVATEPGTSAEADRSEAAGTDRGREIAADRESLPVNAVYLVVLWFVVPILVPIALSHVVTPIFVDRYSIGASLAFFLLIAVGIRTLSRPSLRYVVVGVLLVGLVAPLPTYYQDDQKEQWRGAAADVESAVDGDDVVLVSRPFTERTFGFYFDRSDVPTVRIPPDASGDEIRSAVDGHDDVWIVLSYTSSSTNQRIVDAVANRDDYRGPVEVNRYNGIAVVRLERTSNGG